Below is a genomic region from Candidatus Binatia bacterium.
ACAAGTTCGTCGCGGAGTTCCTCGCCGCGGCCAAGCCGACCGGCGAACGCTACTGGCAGATGCCGCTGTATGAGGATTACACGGCGGCGATGAAGAGCGACATCGCCGACCTCAAGAACACCGGCGGACGCCCGGCCGGGACGCTGACCGCAGCGGCCTTCCTCAAGGAGTTCGTCGGGAACACGCCTTGGATCCACCTCGACATCGCGGGCACCGCCTATCTCGATAACGAGTTTGCCTGGCAGGCGAAGGGGCCGACGGGTACGCCCGTCCGCGCCTTCGTCGCACTGGTCGAGGCAATGTCTCCCAAACAAATGGGTACACATCCCAACGGAGCCCGAGGAACAGAGTTGACGGTGTGAAGACACATTTGGCCAAGGCTCGCAACGGGATCGAGAGCGCTCGTCCCTACGAGCCCGAGAAAAATCCGGCGATCCGGCGCCTCACGGCGGGCGCGATTAAACGCCGCAAGGGCAAGACGCTCTTCCCGATCGCGACGGCGTACGACGCGCCGTTTGGACAGTTCGTCGAGCAAGCCGGGATCGACGTGATTCTCGTCGGCGACAGCGTCGGCAACGTCGTCCTCGGCTTCGACGAGACGACGCCCGTCACGGTGGACAGCATCATCTATCACACGCAGGCCGTCGTTCGAGGGACGACGCGCGCGCACATCATGGCCGACATGCCGTTCGGCTCGTACCAAGTCAGCAACGAAGAGGCGCTCCGCAACGCGATTCGCTTCGTCAAAGAGGGCGGGGCGTGCTCGGTGAAGCTCGAGGGCGGGCGCGATCAAACGGAGCGCATCCGCGCGATCACCGGCGCGGGCATCCCCGTCGTTGGACACATCGGCGTGACGCCGCAGACGGCCGGGCTCGGTCCCGGCTTCAAGATGCGCACCCATCGCGACCGGCTGATCGACGACGCGCGCGCCGTCGAGGCGGCCGGCGCCTACGCAATCGTGCTCGAGGTCGTCGATTTCGAGATCTCGCGCGAGATCACCGAGATGCTCTCGATTCCGACCATCGGGATCGGCTCCGGCCCGCACTGCGACTCGCAGGTGCTCGTGCTGC
It encodes:
- the panB gene encoding 3-methyl-2-oxobutanoate hydroxymethyltransferase, whose protein sequence is MKTHLAKARNGIESARPYEPEKNPAIRRLTAGAIKRRKGKTLFPIATAYDAPFGQFVEQAGIDVILVGDSVGNVVLGFDETTPVTVDSIIYHTQAVVRGTTRAHIMADMPFGSYQVSNEEALRNAIRFVKEGGACSVKLEGGRDQTERIRAITGAGIPVVGHIGVTPQTAGLGPGFKMRTHRDRLIDDARAVEAAGAYAIVLEVVDFEISREITEMLSIPTIGIGSGPHCDSQVLVLHDILGMYPHSPSFAKRYAEIGSLATEALQAFAQEVRDKAFPRAD